Proteins from a genomic interval of Rhipicephalus microplus isolate Deutch F79 chromosome 6, USDA_Rmic, whole genome shotgun sequence:
- the LOC119167870 gene encoding uncharacterized protein LOC119167870 isoform X1, whose protein sequence is MNVALVMLALVTIVIIMTEMELANARMSGNSAAYPRTQQIQKSRARKLMKKLNPKNAIRRRKHKKTKKPKVRPSGGMGMPDMMLMNGMMGGGMGMGAMGMGMGGMGGMGGMGGMGGMDPMGGGMGGMGGGGLGGIGGAGGGAGTNNGMGGGFGDGSSSRSSNADLGSGGTNGLDGVGAKGETAVEKKSEEEKKDGEGEENSPKDGENGDKEKEKEKEKDENNNKKGKDDEEEDKDEKKKKVKKEEEKKKESNQKDEGDGKNSKENDKNKQESRRVSGQ, encoded by the exons ATGAACGTTGCCTTGGTTATGCTGGCGCTTGTCACCATCGTTATTATAATGACGGAAATGGAGCTCGCTAATGCAA GGATGAGCGGCAATTCCGCGGCATATCCGCGCACTCAACAGATACAAAAATCAA GAGCCAGAAAATTGATGAAGAAGCTTAATCCTAAAA ATGCGATCAGGAGAAGAAAGCataagaaaactaaaaagccAAAGG TTCGCCCGTCGGGAGGAATGG GAATGCCAGATATGATGCTGATGA ATGGAATGATGGGAGGAGGAATGGGAATGGGTGCAATGGGAATGGGAATGGGTGGAATGGGCGGGATGGGTGGGATGGGCGGAATGGGCGGAATGGATCCAATGGGAGGAGGCATGGGAGGCATGGGAGGAGGAGGACTAGGAGGCATAGGAGGAGCAGGAG GTGGCGCTGGGACAAACAACGGCATGGGAGGTGGCTTTG GTGATGGATCGTCCAGTAGGTCTTCGAATGCAG ATCTTGGCAGCGGCGGAACGAATGGACTAGACGGCGTAGGTGCCAAAGGAGAGACAGCAGTCGAAAAAAAatcagaggaagaaaaaaaagacggagaAG GCGAAGAAAACTCTCCGAAGGATGGTGAAAACGGAGACAAggaaaaagagaaggaaaaggaAAAGGATGAAAACAATAACAAAAAGGGTAAGGACGACGAGGAGGAAGACAAAgacgagaagaagaaaaaagtgaaaaaggaggaagagaagaagaaagaaagtaacCAAAAAGACGAAG GTGATGGCAAGAACAGTAAAGAGAACGACAAGAACAAACAAGAATCGCGAAGAGTAAGCGGACAGTAA
- the LOC119167870 gene encoding uncharacterized protein LOC119167870 isoform X3 — MNVALVMLALVTIVIIMTEMELANARMSGNSAAYPRTQQIQKSRARKLMKKLNPKNAIRRRKHKKTKKPKVRPSGGMGMPDMMLMNGMMGGGMGMGAMGMGMGGMGGMGGMGGMGGMDPMGGGMGGMGGGGLGGIGGAGGGAGTNNGMGGGFDLGSGGTNGLDGVGAKGETAVEKKSEEEKKDGEGEENSPKDGENGDKEKEKEKEKDENNNKKGKDDEEEDKDEKKKKVKKEEEKKKESNQKDEGDGKNSKENDKNKQESRRVSGQ; from the exons ATGAACGTTGCCTTGGTTATGCTGGCGCTTGTCACCATCGTTATTATAATGACGGAAATGGAGCTCGCTAATGCAA GGATGAGCGGCAATTCCGCGGCATATCCGCGCACTCAACAGATACAAAAATCAA GAGCCAGAAAATTGATGAAGAAGCTTAATCCTAAAA ATGCGATCAGGAGAAGAAAGCataagaaaactaaaaagccAAAGG TTCGCCCGTCGGGAGGAATGG GAATGCCAGATATGATGCTGATGA ATGGAATGATGGGAGGAGGAATGGGAATGGGTGCAATGGGAATGGGAATGGGTGGAATGGGCGGGATGGGTGGGATGGGCGGAATGGGCGGAATGGATCCAATGGGAGGAGGCATGGGAGGCATGGGAGGAGGAGGACTAGGAGGCATAGGAGGAGCAGGAG GTGGCGCTGGGACAAACAACGGCATGGGAGGTGGCTTTG ATCTTGGCAGCGGCGGAACGAATGGACTAGACGGCGTAGGTGCCAAAGGAGAGACAGCAGTCGAAAAAAAatcagaggaagaaaaaaaagacggagaAG GCGAAGAAAACTCTCCGAAGGATGGTGAAAACGGAGACAAggaaaaagagaaggaaaaggaAAAGGATGAAAACAATAACAAAAAGGGTAAGGACGACGAGGAGGAAGACAAAgacgagaagaagaaaaaagtgaaaaaggaggaagagaagaagaaagaaagtaacCAAAAAGACGAAG GTGATGGCAAGAACAGTAAAGAGAACGACAAGAACAAACAAGAATCGCGAAGAGTAAGCGGACAGTAA
- the LOC119167870 gene encoding uncharacterized protein LOC119167870 isoform X4, whose amino-acid sequence MNVALVMLALVTIVIIMTEMELANARMSGNSAAYPRTQQIQKSRARKLMKKLNPKNAIRRRKHKKTKKPKVRPSGGMGMPDMMLMNGMMGGGMGMGAMGMGMGGMGGMGGMGGMGGMDPMGGGMGGMGGGGLGGIGGAGGGAGTNNGMGGGFGDGSSSRSSNADLGSGGTNGLDGVGAKGETAVEKKSEEEKKDGEGEENSPKDGENGDKEKEKEKEKDENNNKKGDGKNSKENDKNKQESRRVSGQ is encoded by the exons ATGAACGTTGCCTTGGTTATGCTGGCGCTTGTCACCATCGTTATTATAATGACGGAAATGGAGCTCGCTAATGCAA GGATGAGCGGCAATTCCGCGGCATATCCGCGCACTCAACAGATACAAAAATCAA GAGCCAGAAAATTGATGAAGAAGCTTAATCCTAAAA ATGCGATCAGGAGAAGAAAGCataagaaaactaaaaagccAAAGG TTCGCCCGTCGGGAGGAATGG GAATGCCAGATATGATGCTGATGA ATGGAATGATGGGAGGAGGAATGGGAATGGGTGCAATGGGAATGGGAATGGGTGGAATGGGCGGGATGGGTGGGATGGGCGGAATGGGCGGAATGGATCCAATGGGAGGAGGCATGGGAGGCATGGGAGGAGGAGGACTAGGAGGCATAGGAGGAGCAGGAG GTGGCGCTGGGACAAACAACGGCATGGGAGGTGGCTTTG GTGATGGATCGTCCAGTAGGTCTTCGAATGCAG ATCTTGGCAGCGGCGGAACGAATGGACTAGACGGCGTAGGTGCCAAAGGAGAGACAGCAGTCGAAAAAAAatcagaggaagaaaaaaaagacggagaAG GCGAAGAAAACTCTCCGAAGGATGGTGAAAACGGAGACAAggaaaaagagaaggaaaaggaAAAGGATGAAAACAATAACAAAAAGG GTGATGGCAAGAACAGTAAAGAGAACGACAAGAACAAACAAGAATCGCGAAGAGTAAGCGGACAGTAA
- the LOC119167870 gene encoding uncharacterized protein LOC119167870 isoform X2 — protein sequence MNVALVMLALVTIVIIMTEMELANARMSGNSAAYPRTQQIQKSRARKLMKKLNPKNAIRRRKHKKTKKPKVRPSGGMGMPDMMLMNGMMGGGMGMGAMGMGMGGMGGMGGMGGMGGMDPMGGGMGGMGGGGLGGIGGAGGGAGTNNGMGGGFGDGSSSRSSNADLGSGGTNGLDGVGAKGETAVEKKSEEEKKDGEGEENSPKDGENGDKEKEKEKEKDENNNKKGKDDEEEDKDEKKKKVKKEEEKKKESDGKNSKENDKNKQESRRVSGQ from the exons ATGAACGTTGCCTTGGTTATGCTGGCGCTTGTCACCATCGTTATTATAATGACGGAAATGGAGCTCGCTAATGCAA GGATGAGCGGCAATTCCGCGGCATATCCGCGCACTCAACAGATACAAAAATCAA GAGCCAGAAAATTGATGAAGAAGCTTAATCCTAAAA ATGCGATCAGGAGAAGAAAGCataagaaaactaaaaagccAAAGG TTCGCCCGTCGGGAGGAATGG GAATGCCAGATATGATGCTGATGA ATGGAATGATGGGAGGAGGAATGGGAATGGGTGCAATGGGAATGGGAATGGGTGGAATGGGCGGGATGGGTGGGATGGGCGGAATGGGCGGAATGGATCCAATGGGAGGAGGCATGGGAGGCATGGGAGGAGGAGGACTAGGAGGCATAGGAGGAGCAGGAG GTGGCGCTGGGACAAACAACGGCATGGGAGGTGGCTTTG GTGATGGATCGTCCAGTAGGTCTTCGAATGCAG ATCTTGGCAGCGGCGGAACGAATGGACTAGACGGCGTAGGTGCCAAAGGAGAGACAGCAGTCGAAAAAAAatcagaggaagaaaaaaaagacggagaAG GCGAAGAAAACTCTCCGAAGGATGGTGAAAACGGAGACAAggaaaaagagaaggaaaaggaAAAGGATGAAAACAATAACAAAAAGGGTAAGGACGACGAGGAGGAAGACAAAgacgagaagaagaaaaaagtgaaaaaggaggaagagaagaagaaagaaa GTGATGGCAAGAACAGTAAAGAGAACGACAAGAACAAACAAGAATCGCGAAGAGTAAGCGGACAGTAA